The bacterium genome has a segment encoding these proteins:
- a CDS encoding bacteriophage holin, giving the protein MTLNATRFGLAGGILWGAALFVLTLISVPTGFAGPFLKVIESVYLGYHVSVLGSVVGLIYGFVDAFVGFWLFAWLYERLGGNA; this is encoded by the coding sequence ATGACGCTCAACGCGACCAGATTCGGCTTGGCCGGTGGAATCTTGTGGGGGGCAGCGCTGTTCGTCCTCACTCTGATTTCGGTTCCGACGGGTTTCGCTGGACCCTTCTTGAAGGTGATCGAAAGCGTGTACCTCGGCTATCACGTGAGTGTGCTCGGTAGCGTCGTCGGCTTGATCTACGGTTTCGTCGACGCGTTCGTCGGTTTCTGGCTCTTCGCTTGGCTCTACGAACGCCTCGGCGGTAACGCATAG
- a CDS encoding TetR/AcrR family transcriptional regulator: MVPRISLSVRTERRQQILDAAWRCASHKGFRAMSVDEICAEAGLSKGAFYGYFESKQALLLALLADDAEALDRIVERLESDSLSSVDRLRQFVRAMLGRGDDPARVQVRADLWAEMLTDKAVRERFTATVRHRRMLLRAWVERAIADGELVEIPANAFAAVLLALSDGLILHGGLDPSGFRWTNIRKAVDVLLERLSGHA, translated from the coding sequence ATGGTGCCCCGCATATCCTTGAGTGTGCGTACCGAACGCCGGCAACAGATCCTGGACGCGGCTTGGCGATGCGCGAGCCACAAGGGGTTTCGCGCGATGTCGGTCGATGAGATTTGTGCCGAGGCGGGGTTGAGTAAGGGCGCGTTCTATGGGTACTTCGAGAGCAAACAGGCGTTGCTGTTGGCGCTCCTCGCCGACGATGCGGAGGCGCTGGATCGCATCGTCGAGCGGCTCGAATCGGACTCCCTCTCGAGTGTTGACCGGCTTCGGCAATTCGTCCGTGCCATGCTGGGGCGCGGGGACGATCCCGCGCGCGTGCAAGTCCGAGCCGACCTGTGGGCAGAGATGCTCACGGACAAGGCCGTGCGCGAGCGGTTCACCGCAACGGTCCGACATCGTCGCATGCTCCTGCGCGCATGGGTTGAGCGAGCCATCGCCGACGGCGAGTTGGTCGAGATCCCCGCGAACGCGTTCGCCGCCGTGCTCCTGGCGCTCAGTGACGGTCTGATCCTGCACGGTGGGCTGGACCCATCAGGGTTCCGTTGGACGAATATCCGGAAGGCCGTCGACGTGCTCCTGGAGCGGCTCTCGGGACATGCTTGA
- a CDS encoding nitroreductase family deazaflavin-dependent oxidoreductase, with translation MPACVGGDQTNAAARLSRPRGVLRLLFRAPTVLYRVGLGWLLGHRLVLLTHRGRKTGRIRRTVVEVVRYDRATKACVVASAWGRQSDWYRNIRKTPALLVEIGHDRYVPAQRFLTREEAVAELRDYERRHPRAARAIGRYLGVVFDGTEASLSALAAAVPMVSFWPIATSAATWRTQQCSAPPREGVGLG, from the coding sequence ATGCCTGCTTGCGTAGGCGGTGATCAGACGAACGCCGCCGCGCGTCTGTCGCGACCGCGAGGCGTGCTCAGACTCCTGTTCCGGGCGCCTACCGTGCTGTACCGCGTCGGCCTCGGCTGGCTCCTCGGCCATCGGCTCGTCCTGCTGACGCATCGTGGCCGCAAGACCGGTCGGATCCGCCGCACCGTCGTCGAGGTCGTTCGGTATGATCGTGCGACCAAGGCATGCGTCGTGGCATCCGCATGGGGCCGCCAGAGCGATTGGTATCGCAACATCAGGAAGACCCCGGCTCTGTTGGTCGAAATCGGGCACGATCGCTACGTTCCGGCCCAGCGATTTCTCACTCGCGAAGAGGCGGTGGCCGAACTTCGAGACTACGAACGCCGTCATCCGCGAGCCGCACGGGCGATCGGTCGGTACTTGGGGGTCGTGTTCGATGGAACGGAAGCCTCGCTGTCTGCACTGGCGGCCGCCGTCCCGATGGTCTCATTCTGGCCGATCGCGACGAGTGCTGCAACATGGAGGACGCAGCAGTGTAGCGCGCCGCCACGCGAGGGCGTGGGGCTTGGGTAG